A DNA window from Falco naumanni isolate bFalNau1 chromosome Z, bFalNau1.pat, whole genome shotgun sequence contains the following coding sequences:
- the MED18 gene encoding mediator of RNA polymerase II transcription subunit 18, which translates to MEAPPVTMMPITGGTINMMEYLLQGSILDQSLESLLHRLRGLCDNMEPETFLDHEMVFLLKGQQASPFVLRARRAMDKSGMPWHLRYLGQPEIGDKNRHALVRNCVDIATSDNLTDFLVEMGFRMDHEFMAKGHVFRKGIMKIMVYKIFRILMPGNTESIEPLSLSYLVELNVVAPAGQDIVSDDMRNFAEQLKPLVHLEKIDPKRLM; encoded by the exons ATGGAGGCGCCCCCCGTCACCATGATGCCCATCACGGGCGGCACCATCAACATGATGGAGTACCTGCTCCAAG ggagcatcCTGGACCAGAGCCTGGAGAGCCTGCTGCACCGCCTGCGCGGCCTGTGCGACAACATGGAGCCGGAGACCTTTCTGGACCACGAGATGGTGTTCCTGCTGAAGGGGCAGCAGGCCAGCCCCTTCGTGCTGCGGGCGAGGCGGGCCATGGACAAAAGCGGGATGCCCTGGCACCTGCGCTACCTGGGCCAGCCAGAAATAGGTGACAAGAATCGCCACGCGCTGGTGCGCAACTGCGTAGACATTGCTACTTCAGACAACCTGACAGACTTCCTGGTGGAGATGGGCTTCCGCATGGACCACGAGTTCATGGCCAAAGGGCACGTGTTCCGCAAGGGCATCATGAAGATCATGGTGTACAAGATCTTCCGCATCCTAATGCCAGGGAACACGGAGAGCATTGAGCCACTCTCCCTCTCCTACCTGGTGGAGCTAAACGTGGTAGCGCCAGCAGGACAGGACATTGTTTCTGATGACATGAGGAACTTTGCTGAGCAACTGAAGCCTCTCGTGCACCTGGAAAAAATTGATCCCAAAAGGCTTATGTGA